The window TAATTACGACCAAAATTTAAACAACACTGTGTTTTGATAACATTGTGTTTTGATATCAATTAAATAAATTAGGATTTGCCATGAAATTTTCACACCTATTCGCTCTCGTATTATTGACACTTAGCACTTCATCTTTTGCACAAACCATTAAAGGGACAAATTATCAATCACCCTATTGTGGCTGCTGTAAAGAGTGGGTAAAACATATGGAAGATAATGGCTTCGAACTTGATGTCGTATACAAAGAAGATCTAACACCAATCAAAATTGAACTGGGTCTACGTCCTGAATATACATCATGCCATACCGCTGAAATCGAAGGATACACCTTCGAAGGTCACGTACCTGCCGATGAAGTTAAACGATTTTTAGACAAGAAGCCGGCACGTATGATTGGGCTTGCCGTTGCTGGAATGCCGATGGGTTCACCAGGCATGGAATATGATGATCAAAAAGACCCGTATGAAGTCTTAGCATTTGACGAAAATGGTAAAACAATGGTCTGGTCTACGCATAATCAATAATACATGTAGAGCTATTTTAGTCACGATACTTGATTGAGATATGTTCTTTGAAAAAGCCAGTTAGAAATGATTTTTCTAGTAGAAAGCATATAAAAACTAGCTGGCTTTTTTTATCAATTCATCTTTTCTATACGATCAAACAATGATCTATTAGGATCGTCATTTTCTGCCCATTCAGGGTCTGTCTCACGTTTTTCATAATAAATTTGTAACCCATTAAAATACGTAAACGCCGTTAATTCAGAGTCTTTCATAAAGAATTCAAAGAAGGCATCTTCTTGCTGAGAAAGCCCTACCAATGTCGTAATACCACGCTGTAAAGCCCACTGAATAGCATGTGGTGAAATCATGGTGCGGTACAGCATCAATTCCTTAATCGCTGAAAGTTGAACATTCAGTAATGCATTGTCTGTTTTTTGTTGCAGGTTCATTTGCTCATCAAGCACTTGTTGTTCAGCAAGTAGTGCTTTTAAACTCAATAAACTCGTTTCACGTTCAGCGGCTGAATAGCCATACGTTGTTTTACAAAAACGAATCGCATAAGCCAGTTTAGTGCGCCCCACTAGCTCAACAACGTCTTCAAGGTATGGTTGAGGGATATTATATGCCTTGGATAATTGCTCTACTGCTTGAACAAGGCTGGTATACACAATTCCATTAAACTCAAACTGAAAGGCTGTCGTTAAACCCACGACAGGAATACCATCAACGCTAAGATCCCATCCAGAGTAATTGACTCGCTCTTTGGCTATTTCAAACATTATCCAAGCCTTATCACGAAAGCCTTCAAATGCTCGACCTTCCATCTCTGATTCTTCAAGCTCTTGCTTGGTCCAATTAACACCAATTTGAAGGTGTTTTTCATAATGCTTATGAAGCCTATCTTTTACTTTGTCACGCAATAAATCCAAGCTACTCACCTTAAGGGGTTGACTAAAAGTAAAACACTCCTGACAAGCTGGGATCATAATGGGTGACATTTGATTATCGTAATTAGGCGATGCCATAAATGCATGTAATTTATAGTACGGTTCGCCGCAAAACCAGCAGGTATGACGAAATTCAAAAGGAACATCAATAGACTGATAGTCATCGATCATAGTGGCTTATTATCCTGCATTTAAGAATCAATACGAACAGCTTAGATTCAAATAGTAAGTGCGTAACATAAATCTATTATGCTTATCCCCTCACGATTAAATCAACATGAATGACTAAGTTTGTTTTACCTCACTGATTTACTGTTTGTTTTCCATACAACACAGAGCGATCTTATTCAGATATCTCGTATTTTTTTAAAAAAAAGACATTCATTTTTTGCAAATGTACCGCGGAAAAAGTTAAAATATGTGCCCGTTTTGAATAAGAGTGTGATTGAATGTCTGAACAGAAGCGAAAGGCGCTGAAAAAAATAGCTAAATGCCTAGAGCTGGGGAACTCTGCGAACATCAACGAAGCAGCGCAAGCTATTCGAATGGCACACCGTCTAATGCTAAAATACGGCTTAGATCAAGATGATATCGAATTCATCAAAATGGGCAAAACCAAATCTGAAACCTTATTACCTTCAGATGTGAGTACGCAAATTCTTAAAATTATCCGAGGCATAAATCGTCGCTTCGGAGTTGAATGTGTACTTACCAACCATAAAGGTTTAAAGAAAGCAGAGTTTATTGGTGTTGCTGAACGAGCCATTTTTGCAGCTTTTGCGTTTGATATTGTTTACCGCGAAATGAATCAACAAACAGGTCAATTCCGAAATAGCTTTGCGGGCACAGGAACAAGTACAGCAGAAGTTGCTCGACGTGTTGCATCCTTTTTAGCCGGATGGCTGGAAGGTGCACTTGAAAAGTTACCGGTTTTAAATACTGACGATGATCATGAACAACGTATGTCAAACTACATCGACAAGCAGTTTGAAAACCTAGATCGCGAAACATTCAAACAACAGCTACAAGAAGCAATGAAGGGAATTACAGACGATTACGAAAAGGGAATGAAAAAAGGACGCGCTATTTCAGTCAATCGCCCTGTTGGTAGCTCAACGACTAAACAAGATTATAAGCTGCTAGACAAATAATTCATCATAGAATATCAATACATTTTTATTGGTTTCGCAGTCATTAAAAAGCCGTACTAGTTACGGTTTTTTGCTACTTCCCCCTGTATGCCCAAGCTTGCTATTCGTAATAATCGCTTTGTTTAAGCAGCAAATATTTCATCAATTAACAGAAAGTATGTTGTTAACGTTTAAAAAAGAAGCATAAAGCTATAATTTATCATCACTTTGCAATGAAATGAGAGGGGCGTCTCGTTTTTATGTTAACATTAAACAAAATCCCATGAATCCCGTAGCCTTTACACATGAAATTTCCTGGTCAGCGTAAATCCAAGCATTATTTCCCAGTTAATGCCCGTGATCCATTAGTTGCTCAAATCCAACAAGATAATCCACTAGCGCGCACACACCCTGTTGGTGTTGGTCAAACCATTGTTGATATTGAAGCACGCGTTGATGATGACTTCTTAGCAAGACATGCTTTGAGTAAAGGGCACTCTTTAGTTCTTGATGAAGATAAAGCTGAATTGCTTTACCTTGAACTAAAAGAACGGAAATTGATCAGCCACGAATACCCAGGTGATACCATTGGTAACACACTGCACAACTATTCCGTGCTAGCTGATGATAAATCAATTCTTTTAGGTGTAATGAGCCAAGATCTTAAGATTGGTTCGTACGCTTATCGTTACTTATGTAATACATCTAGCCGAATGGATTTAGACCATTTACAGCCTGTCGATGGCCCTGTTGGTCGTTGTTATACGCTGATAAGTGAAGATGGCGAACGTACTTTCGCAATAAACGAAGGTCAAATGAACCAGCTTCGTCCAGAAAGCATACCTGAGTGCGCATTTGAAAAAGCATCAGCCCTTGTGCTGTCTTCATACTTGGTTCGTGGTAAGCCAACCGACCCAATGAAAAGCGCTGCACTTAAGGCTATTGAGTACGCCAAAAAGCACGATGTACCTGTTGTACTTACATTGGGCACTAAATACGTCATCGAAGGTAAAGAAGAATGGTGGATTGAGTTCTTAAAAGAGCACGTCACCTGTGTTGCGATGAACGAAGAAGAAGCTGAAGCATTAACGGGTGAAAAAGATCCTTTAATCGCTGCAGATAAAGCACTCGATTGGGTTGATATGGTGCTTTGTACTGCGGGACCAGTTGGCTTATACATGGCAGGTTACTGTGACGATGAATTAAAGCGTGAGTCAACGCTTCCATTGTTACCTGGCCGTATTGCTGAATTCAATAAGCATGAATTTAGCCGACCAATGATCAAAGACAGCTGTAAAAACCCTATCCGTGTTTATTCACACATAGCCCCATACCTTGGGGGTCCTGTTGAAATTAAAAATACGAATGGTGCTGGTGATGCCGCTTTATCTGCACTACTGCACGATATGTCTGCAAATTGTTACCACAAAGCTAATGTGCCAAATTCAAGTAAGCACATAGCTCAATTCTTAGCATACTCTTCTTTTTCACAGATTTGTCAGTACTCTAACCGCGTAAGTTATGAAGTACTAACTCAACACGCCCCTCGCCTCTCGCGTGGATTGCCTGAGCGTGAAGATTGTCTTGAAGAAGCATATTGGGAGCGATAATTCACCCAATTATAATTTTCACCTGAGAAAACCCCATTAAAAAGGAGCTAATAAGCTCCTTTTTTTATACCAACATTTATTACAGGCACAAAAAAGGCCGCCAAGGCGACCTTCTATCATTTCTTTTTATTAAAGAATTATATAGCTACAACGTTTGCAGCTTGAAGACCTTTTTGGCCTTGCTCTACTTCAAAAGAAACTTTTTGACCTTCAGCAAGCGTTTTAAAGCCTTCTGAAGCGATTGCACGGAAATGTACGAATACGTCAGCGCCGCCGTTGTCTTGAGTGATGAAACCGAAACCTTTCTCTTCGTTAAACCACTTGACGATACCAGTTGTGTTAGACATGTGTGTCCCTTATTTAATATTTAAATGTCGCAGATGCGACGTGATAATCTGTTGAATTATACACTATTACGCTAAATAAAAGGAAACATATAGGTAC is drawn from Photobacterium profundum SS9 and contains these coding sequences:
- a CDS encoding cold-shock protein; amino-acid sequence: MSNTTGIVKWFNEEKGFGFITQDNGGADVFVHFRAIASEGFKTLAEGQKVSFEVEQGQKGLQAANVVAI
- a CDS encoding DUF2786 domain-containing protein — encoded protein: MSEQKRKALKKIAKCLELGNSANINEAAQAIRMAHRLMLKYGLDQDDIEFIKMGKTKSETLLPSDVSTQILKIIRGINRRFGVECVLTNHKGLKKAEFIGVAERAIFAAFAFDIVYREMNQQTGQFRNSFAGTGTSTAEVARRVASFLAGWLEGALEKLPVLNTDDDHEQRMSNYIDKQFENLDRETFKQQLQEAMKGITDDYEKGMKKGRAISVNRPVGSSTTKQDYKLLDK
- a CDS encoding inosine/guanosine kinase; the encoded protein is MKFPGQRKSKHYFPVNARDPLVAQIQQDNPLARTHPVGVGQTIVDIEARVDDDFLARHALSKGHSLVLDEDKAELLYLELKERKLISHEYPGDTIGNTLHNYSVLADDKSILLGVMSQDLKIGSYAYRYLCNTSSRMDLDHLQPVDGPVGRCYTLISEDGERTFAINEGQMNQLRPESIPECAFEKASALVLSSYLVRGKPTDPMKSAALKAIEYAKKHDVPVVLTLGTKYVIEGKEEWWIEFLKEHVTCVAMNEEEAEALTGEKDPLIAADKALDWVDMVLCTAGPVGLYMAGYCDDELKRESTLPLLPGRIAEFNKHEFSRPMIKDSCKNPIRVYSHIAPYLGGPVEIKNTNGAGDAALSALLHDMSANCYHKANVPNSSKHIAQFLAYSSFSQICQYSNRVSYEVLTQHAPRLSRGLPEREDCLEEAYWER
- a CDS encoding DUF411 domain-containing protein; this encodes MKFSHLFALVLLTLSTSSFAQTIKGTNYQSPYCGCCKEWVKHMEDNGFELDVVYKEDLTPIKIELGLRPEYTSCHTAEIEGYTFEGHVPADEVKRFLDKKPARMIGLAVAGMPMGSPGMEYDDQKDPYEVLAFDENGKTMVWSTHNQ